The genomic region ctttaagactaaccaacttcattgtagcataagcttttgagagccacagctctcttcatcagatgcatctgacgaagagagctgtggctctcaaaagcttatgctacaataaagttggttagtcttaaaggtgctactggactctactattttgctactacagattaacacggctaactcctctggaccctctgctccagcctcctttggctcaatatcaataaaataccaatgttttcaagttctggaaaacagagaaaggaagaagagagaagttaaaTTGAAAGTCTCTGTAATGAAATGTGACTTATGTTTACAGGTATAATGTATAAAACATTCTTCAAAAATAtgcttaaaatacagtttaaaactcAATTCTCAGATATTTATAAGGTTGTGGTTATAAGCTTTTACAAACTGGTTTATGTGGTAGCcaaatgtttgtatgtttgtaaaaaaaaaatttttttattggtgagtatacttttcaaattcaatacatacattccctcaatatctaattaaccctatcccccacccttttcctcccccctctctatcgacttccaacagctttccaactcttaacccctcttattacttaataaatcccttactctaagcacattctaattcccccccccccaggtattctatcatatatatcaaatatcctatcaatataatatacttctatcaattatgctatcaaatattctatcagtataatatacatctatcagttatactatcaatatagtatagatcttatacccctcaatatagcagaccagtataatatagtataatatataacagaagtcttagtttaaacatattctatttcttttaaacctatattctatcaaatatactatcgtcattataatatgtattaaaacccctactgtgtgccctgccaccaatgtggcacagcatacaacaccgtactacacattcattatataatatacaatctgatccactaacattatagtatatatagtatgccccatcagtatatttatttaactattcccttattcatatactctaaaaaaggtattacttatcctaacctccctatcttattctttacaaaatcagttctaaatttcaccccttttctactatattataatccaagcttagattaaaatagatataaattcttaatggtaaagtcacttctctcttctgttaaaaatgtcttatttttaaaattctcaaactgccacagttctcctttcacatcccatttttttccccaaaaattgtttcaatttcgcccagtctgccaaatactgtcccggatccaggtctttgagttttcttgtcattttatccatctctgccatgtacaacaatttataaatccagtcctctacagtaggtacttcttgcattttccatttctgcgcatacagtaatcttgctgcagctgtcatataaaataacaatgttctattttgcactggaacatttccattcccaagtttagtaaatgtttgtatgtttttagattgcaattttttttctaaaaaggcgctctcaaaaattttatgcaagtcagctcacaaaataaatttttatgcaaGTTTCAGcttacaaaatacatttttggctCACAGCGCTGCAcatcttagagggaacattggggcCCACCCAATATCTGCTTGCGACCCACCAGTGGGCCAcgacccatactttgggaaacagcaGTCTAAAGAATTAAATAAGTTAAGTTGAATACATTGTCAGGAAAGGAACTTGAGCCTGAAAGAATATATTGGTGTGAGTTGACTTTAAGAGCTGTTAAAAGTAGTGCTATAGGCTTGAGAGTGGTTTAGCAGGCAAATTGCCTGCATCTGTATGAATTTGGCACTGGTGTGTTGTCATGCCTTATCTCCTCTCAGGGCAGTAATTGTTAAGTGGAggtttgccctgattggctggattCACTTTAAGGTGGGCCTGTTTCCAGCCATGAGGAGGGGAGCGGCTTTCCCTGCTATCGATGCTGCTGGACCACTACCTTGATCTAAATGTTGCAAGATCTGTTATCCTGCTGTGGAGTCCGTTGGTGAGGCCGACCTGTTGGAGTATTAGTCAGTTAATCTAAGTGTTTCAGTTATTTTAGCCCTAATTAGCCTTTTAGTgaggattttttattttatagatGCTTGTAAAGTTTGAGTTCcttagaataaaaaatatttttctttctgtgtgccttGGTTCACTGTCTCTGCACCATACACTGTGTTACACTGGGCGAACTCACATCTAAGGACAAAGGGATCCTCCCCTGACAAGGTGGCAGCAAATTGGGATCAATAAACTGGTGTTGACACTGATAAGGTGCAGAGACTTGTGTAATCAAAAGGCTTACATAGTTTGCAAGCTAACTTTGGCAGTATTAGTAAGATGAGTCAGGCTAAGAGTAATCAGTTGTTAATTGAAGACCTTTTCTTTGGAAATAGCGTGTTGGAGGAGAAAGAAGTGGGAGCCTCAATGACACAAGTTGTGTCTAGTGAGAAGCCTCATGGTACGCGTTCACTTTCTGAGGATGTAAGTGGAGCTACCATATTTCCCTCTATGGATGACAGCTTTAAGGCCTTGCCACAGTTATGCAGGAAGGGAATCTTACCCTCAGAAGGCACACTTTGGTGGCAACAGGGCCATAAGCAAGAAGGAGACCTGTCTGAAAGTGCTTCTCTGTGTTTTGCATCAGTTCCAGAGAGCAGTGAGGGAGCTGCCAGAATGTTGTTGGGTGTTAGTTCTAGAAGAGAAGTCCCAGTTGGACGAGTCCAGGGGCCAGATGTTCGGGCAGGAGCAACTTTGTCAGCCCAGAGTCCTCCATCAGGAATACCAATGActggattcggttttgttttcccggccatgtcggacgctcctctccgcaggtccgggaggaagcgcccgagcagcctgccCGGTTGGTTGACCTGCAAGGGCTAAcacccaggactcccagtgagggggtcagggtctggagcgctgcgggaagagccctctgaagtcgatgcagggagtaaattgcccgtttgctccaacggaggccggcagacttgtgcagcacatcgcgtgctgccgggccatggagaacggcaacaagcagatttaaggtgaaaacctgtaagtaagcgaatctcttctgttattccaagcatatgtgaaggattggtgggagttgaagctaagaaggctcagatatcttccccttcattgagttttgaaacttagttggcggacttcCCCCTCCTAAGATGgagacgaaaaagcagagcccggcCGGGCAAATCGGTCtcggctgcattgcaggggaaaggagagtctcttgaagaggtggttaaatggtctatcgaagctatgaagccctttgttgataagctaaatgaaatcagtcAAAGGGTTGACACAATTGAgaacaaagtgaaaaccattaaagacgtagcgtctggggcagagcaatctgcttgggaaaacgcagcactcatgaaaacttttggagaatcaactgatagagCTACAAGTGGAGTGTGCTCAGTGAACCGAGTCACTGTTTTGATGTTGATTTGCTGAACATTTGATTGCTAGAAGCTATGAATCATGTTGATTTTCTAGTTTCTTGCGTTTTAGAAACTTGAGaaacttgggtgtgtgtgtgtgtgtcaggaaaGGAACTTGAGCCTGAAAGAATATATTGGCGTGAGTTGACTGTAAGAGCTGTTAAAAGTAGTGCTACAGGCTTGAGAGGGGTTTAGCAGGCATATTGCCTGCACCTGCGTGAATTTGGCATGACTGGTGTGTCATCATGCCTTATCTCCTCTCACAAGTTTCTCAGGGCAGTAATTGTTAAGTGGAggtttgccctgattggctggattCGCTTTAAGGTGGGCCTGTTTCCAGCCATGAGGAGGGGAGCGGCTTTCCCTGCTATCGATGCTGCTGGACCACTACCTTGATCTGAACGTTGCAAGACCTGTTATCATGCTGTGGAGTCCATTGGTGAGGCTGACCTGTGGGATTATTAGTCAGTTAATCTAAGTGATTCAGTTGTTAGCTctaattagagatgagcacgatccgcattacgatttaatcgggacccggtggattgtgctcggccacggccaacgatgcagtgatcgggggggggggactggatcagggcttgatcggggcgatcgtgcttggatcgggaagccagacactcaggcgccagcaatctattcctctggcaacggagccaggggaatgcctgagctgtgtttgccttccttctgtcgccctggaaacccgaatggaagcccagctttccttgatcaacagagcttccttccaaccacggagcagcaaagcagtcagcagttgggagaagacagccaggggagggatggggaagggggtgttctgtagccatgggcactccaatctcatccctgtttACCCTGATAGGCAgatctgatggccaaacacaggccagaccccccaccccctgaggggaggcggttcGTTGCCGTCTCCCCGTTGCCGTCTCCCCGTGCAGCCGCCACCAACACCCactttcccacatagctgggaatagcagcgcgccccgctttggcctccacgatccacgatccacggatcgagAATGGGAGCTGATCTGTGTGGATCGTTTATTAGGGATcgttgccagcgccgatccacgatcggctggatctttaatttattttggattgtgcccatctctagccctaattagccttttagtgaggatttgttattttgtagatGCTTGCTGTTGTCAGaatttgttagtgggtcggaaccatGCCTTTTTGGCTCATGTTAGAAATAGGGAACCAACTatagtttgggaaaaagaaatcttccaaaagcccTCCCTctctgcagaataaagttgcatttcctggGAAGATCTCACCCTCTGAGACAGAGAACAGATAAGGCCATAGAAGTTGCTGGTTGTTTGGGAACTGTGAAGGGTCCCCTGGCCTTttacatataaatcaccaaaagaatGACcagaacaaacaacaaacagcctgtCTTCAGGAAGGACAAGATATCTCAAATCCTTAGTTAGTGAGGTgtgaacaggctggcaaaggccagccttctccctttgttccctatgctgggaacttctaaactctctttccctgggcaattctgcacagcccaggggtgccacaatggtgggcacacttctgagtgccagcttgtccctgggaaagagcacctgaaccacagacaccctccctcaaattcccccaccacctacagagatggctggccagccagccccattgttccctatgatgggaaccaactgcacaacaaagaataaaacatgaacaacacaaaataaagtttttaaaaaaatattttctccctttcaaagtacaagtaggcaaagcattatgacacattacaccagcagtcccccacacagaaaaataacacaactctcacttaacatcagagaatcacaaaagcacaattcctgtcaaaaacactttatttctttaactgctttaggttacgcagtaggagggcacaacaaggcatgatagcagtgtactacaaaaaataatacaacccacttcaccgtttttgataGCAagtgtgtttgggtgattctctgatgtgaagtgagttgtgttatttttgtttagtacactgctttcatgccctgttgtgccttcctactgtgtaacttaaagcagttaaagaaataaaaggtgcttttgacagcaatttttgggggtgattctttaatgtgaagtgagttgtgttatttttgtgtaagatactgctgccatgccctttggtgtgcccccctgctgtgtaacctaaagctgttcaagaaataaagtgtttttgacaggaattgtgtttttgtgattctctgatgttaagtgagttgggttaatttttctgtgtgggggactgctggtgtaatgtgtcacaatgctttgcctacttgtactttgaaagggagaaaataatttttaaaaaactttattttgtgttgttcgtgttttattctttgttgtgcagttggttcccatcatagggaacaatggggctggctggccagccatctctgtaggtggtgggggaatttgagggagggtgtctgtggttcaggtgctctttcccagggacaagctggcactcagaagtgtgcccaccattgtggcacccctgggctgtgcagaattgcccagggaaagagagtttagaagttcccagcatagggaacaaagggagagggctgacctttgccagcctgttcctggggttatgggtgcggggctgctgggggtggatttgggtctgtgaggggctaacgTGGGGatctgggtctgtgtgtggcagctgggggggaattggatttgtgtggggctgtagggggtggactttgggggctgagagcacctacttggggaggtcaTGAAacgcccccccaagtgggagcaggctgatccttggtgtggggtgggagtagaggtgggagaagggcccctgagggttggggggcattttgcatgcaaaatgccacccctggcaagacaagcctgcctcttcatttttccccataggaaataatgaagaagattagcagcagcaagctaaaaatacgttcacgtttccctattttaggtgaggatagggggaccgggtttggggggccataacatggccccccaaagtccaatcggtcttaaacttggggagttgttagagaggagttagaggaaggtccccacccattttgggttgattcggtgggaaaatgcctcccccaggcatccgggaagacggaggcattttcccattgaaaaactcgaaacaacccgaaacgtttcggaaatcgctgttttggattacccgaaacgttttgggttttctgaaacgtttcgggagaacgtttttttcgggtatcatatacccgaattgcacacccctaattataagCATTCTTGCATTCTGATTATTTAGTAAATTCCACAAGATATGTTTGTTGATTTCTGATTCATTCTTTTGGCACTGGGTTTTTTGGTTGTGTGCTCCCTTTGTCTGGACCCAGTGAGCCTGTTATGTAATTTCGCCTGGTTTTTAATGACAAGTTTTTGGATGCTAAATGATGGGACATAAACATTtatacaaaataaatatataccGTGTGTGCATGAATTAAAATGTTTTTCCAGATGTGAAAGTCTTCCCATTGCAACTTTGTGCATTATATTAACTGCTTTGATTACTGTAATTTGgctcccattgacttcagtacaTAATTAATAGAAATCAATGCACCTGGGAGTGATTGAGAGTAGATCGCAAACTGAAATGTTTCCCCACAAGGGCTGCCTTTTCCTTTATAATTCCTGAGACACCAAAGGAAATGTGTGTTTATTGTTTGTTCTGAATGAAGTATGATCCTGAGTTATCTGAATACACTTGGATTTTCTCCTACTGTACCACTATTTGTTTTTCATGGAAACAGCTAATTTTCTATCAGCTTGAAAGATACAGAATACTGCTCTAATCAGGTGAATCTCAATTTGAATAGTACGTTTtcttcctgactcccttctttgctacaACCagcccaccttctgactgggataaatGCAGGAATCGTTCCACTCctaattgtatctgatgaagggagctttgactcatgattTGCCCTTCTACTGCAGAAAGAAATAATACTTGTAGAATCCTGACTATGTTATTCCAATAAAAAGATAGTAAGTTTaggagtcttcttcagatcaggAGTGTGAGAAAAACACCGTGGTTAGGAATAAGATGATTTCACAAGTCATACATGCTATTGCTTACTAAAACATGCTTTATTTGCACCTTCTAGCAGAAGTTGTGTGacaagaaatacagagaactgttGGAAATGGAAACAACCATTTTTCTAACAGCTTGAAAGGTACAGAATACTTCCACACCTGTTCTCTAAACAGGTGAATCTCAATTTGAGATTCACCagcccaccttctgactgggataaatGCAGGAATTGTTCCACTCctaattgtatctgatgaagggagcttttgcTCTTGAAtgttcacaccctggaaatcttgttggcctctaaggtgcaactggactcagatTTGtccttctactgcagatcaatgtGACTATTCACCAGGAAGAATACTTCTAGAATCTTGACTTTGTTATTGAATTAAAAGAAAGCTTAGGAGTCTTCTTCAGTACAGGAGTGTGAGAAAAACACTGTAGTTAGGAATAAGATGATTTCGCAATCATGCTTTACGTTCCAGTAGAAGTTGTGTGACAAGAAATTCAGAGAACTGTTTAGAAAAGCAGTTGGAGAAACTCTGCAGAAAAGGAATATGTAAAGAAGCACAATGGAATCTGAAATTAATTGCTGAAAAGAGAAAGATCAAGGTAATCATTTTGAAATATTGTCCTTGCAGGTTCCACAGCACTCCTAGGCACATTCTTGGATCCAGTTCATGCAAGGCACTAGTCTGAATGGGTGGGCTGTATCATTGTTGCATGTGCAACCTCTTGAACTCGTCCAATAATTGCTTGTGGGGCTTCTCATTGCAGGAGAAGGTAGGTAGTGGTTTTAGAGAGAAGCTTGTCTACTGTTAACTGATTTACTTGTTGATGAATGCCAAAGTTGCCTGGAACACTACTGGAAAACTCCTGATTTGGACAGATGATAGGAAACCTTGAATACTAAGATGAAATTGTGTTAATTTTATGCATATTAGTCAGCGGTAGTTAAGATGGGAAATGCGATGATGCAAAAGGCAGAAAATGTTTGCTTTGAAATAAGTGTCATGGATTTGCTTCAATATAAAAAGGACTGCAATATCAGATACAAATTTCTTCTACTGAATCAAGAACTGTTGACTAGCTattaaagaaaagggaaaagatgcGCAACCCCACAGAGACATTATACTGTATATGTGGTTTAAAATTTAAGGGAGCAGAGACTTCTTTCAGACCCCAGGCCAGTTCTCCTAATCCCTTCAGTCCTAAAAACCTCTTGTTTTAGCCAGCCTGGAGCTGACTCTGTCATTCTTCCCAGAAGCTGAGCCAGACTCACGCGCATTGATGAACACTTCACAGTTAAATGTTTTGCCAGCTGGTCACCCTGATCAATTCTAAAGAATCAGTTTTCAATGGGAGTTGACAGGCATGTATATGAATGCGTCAGCAGCCTGAGTGGAGGTCAGCACAGGGTGATAAAACCCCACAGCTCCCCTGAGTTTGAGCAGGTCTGCTACCTGACCAGCAGAAAGATAACTGTCCACTGCTACTGAGAGGATGAGCCAAACAACTGTCTGAATGCAAATGTAAAATCTATCTCTCCTTACATATAACGTATCACAAAATGTGTCAGAAATAAAGGATACTGTTGTTTCCCACTCAATCATTTCCTGTTTGCAGGTGAAGTTCGGATCTCCTGAATCTACTCTGTGCTCCAGAAAGTTTCCCTTCAGTCCCTTTGAGAAGCTTGTGCTTGACTCAGAATGACTATTGCTCTCAATTAGGTGAGTTCCTTTTTGGTCATAGCTTCCAAACTGATGCCATAAGCTACGAGCCTCCTTGGAACTTCAGGCATCCACTCTTGCTTGCTTTAGCCTGCCTCCCTTAGTAGAATTCTTTGTCCAGAGGCTTGAGTGATTTTGTTACTTTAGATTTTTCATTGTGTATCATCCTAACTCTTCTATAACAATCTACCTCTGACCCTAATCATGTAGTACATTCCTGAGCAGTATGTTTCTATTACTCTGAAATAATGCGCTTAAAGCCTTTGTTGCaaaaaggttgccaacctccaggatctcctggaatcacaattgatctccaggccacagaaatcagttcccctggagaaaatggctgctttagatgtTTGATTCTATGatattatgccctgctgaggtccctctcgtccacaaaccctgctctctccaggcttcatccacaaagtctccaggaattttccagcctggagctggcaaccctaacaatccTTCATTCTCCTCATTAATACATTTGTGGTATAGTTAGAAAATAATGTTGTTAGAAGTAATGTTGCTATGTCAAAGTATATCTTACTGTGGAGACAGTACGTACTACTACAAGGAATGAGATTGCTATGTGGTTTAATGCACTCCACTGTCTCGCCTGCTCACtcgcctctttctctctcttgttactaagaatttggaagaaagaaaaaataccTGCTTTTCTGGTGTAATACACAGTTTTAAACACGAGTATTGCTCCGCTCCTTTGCCCACCGGGATACCTTTGGGGCTGAATGCCCTAAAGAACTCAGTTACCTCCTCTCCTTCGTGTCTTGCAAGCGGATGCTGCAGTGAGAGCTGCGCGCCACCGAGCTGCTGGCTCATGAGCAAATTTGGCCAGGCGCTGCATAATGGCGATCGCCACTCCTGGGCTGGTAAAATGCGCCACAGATGTAGGACAAGGGGAATTGGTAAAGAAGGGCGGGGAGTAAAAAGCGCACCAGGGGAGTAAAATGCCGCTGCCATTCGATGCATGACAaaggtccaagctacaagtgatgaattacacttgaatggcaagtgaacagactcacgtgtgttcctccctattcacttgcactccacttgatcatgtagtgactcgtcacttgtagcttggccctaagactctcAGTCGCTGGTGACCGGAATCCTGGTGTAGCTCTTTCATCTGCACCCACCCCCACAGCAGCGAGAGCTGGGCTGCCGCTAGCAAGCCCACAGCCCCCTCGGCTACAAGGAAAGCAAGCCAGGCACCTGAGCCGCAGCCGTTGAAAACAGATCCCGCAGAAGGCCAGCCAAGTGCCAAAGATGGTGGCTTGGGAACCAAAGGCACCGACCAGGAGCCTGGATAGTATTCTGCCAGCTCACCGCACCTGGCATGCACTCAGTAGCTCAAGATGAGGGGAACAAACAACCCTCTCTGTTCCTACGCCTCCTTATCCATTGCACTGAGCCCGGGCATTTTTGTTTTTCGGCTAGGTGGGAAGGCAAAAACATGGGGAAAGGGGGCCAAGCAAGCAGCTGCACAAGCACCCTGCCACAGGTCCAAGTGCCTAACACAATTGCTCCAGTTGCTTGTCCCCTTCAGCACCCTACacactcccccaccaccacccaccaccctaGGTTGGAGATGCTGAGACGGCCCTCTTGGTTCAGTCCACTATGGCAACAGCGCCTGCTGGAGGGAGCAGGCAAGTAAGCAAGCAGCTTCCTGCCTCTATCTCCACTAGGCTAAGACCCTTCTCCCCTATCAGTAGTCTCTTGTGCCCTATTTATAATGATATGGGTGGCAGCCAACTAATCCAAGGCATTAATCTTGCGACAGTCCTATGTAGCTTGCCATATCACAGTTTATTTCACTACAGAGACTGCATTTAGTACTACAAGAAGTAGAATCTACTTCTGAGGAAGTGACCCGTttcctgtctgtttctctctccaCAATACACATAGATGTACTTGGGCCCttgtccccttttttcttttcaaaatttatttgtaaatataCAGAGACCCTTATGTCTTCATTGCACTAATATTTAAGTTGTTAAAAGGAAACACTATACTAACTGCTATTTAATTTTGATTTCCTCAGAGTTAGCAATGCAAATGGGAAACAGCACGCTGGTAACTGAATTCATGCTCACGGGGTTGACGGACATTCCAGAGCTGCAGAGCCTCCTCTTTGTGATGATCCTTGTCTTTTATACCACTACCCTGGTGGGTAACCTGGGAATGATTGCCATAATCAGGTTGTGTCCTCAACTCCACACCCCTATGTACTTTTTCCTCGGCCACTTATCGATCCTTGACATTTGTTATTCATCATCTGTCACCCCTAAGTTCCTAGCTGATCTCTTAAAAGACAAGAAGCTAATTTCTTTTGATGGTTGTTTTACTCAGTTTTACTTTTATGCTGTGTTTGCCACCGCTGAATGCTATCTTCTGGCTGTGATGGCTTACGACCGCTACGTGGCTATCTGTAGCCCACTACTGTACTTAGTCACCATGTCTCTAAGAAAGCGTGTACACTTAATAGCTGTTGCCTACATTGCTGGCATTATAAATGCCTTAATCCATACAATTGCTGCTGCTAAACTATCTTACTGTGGCCCAAATACCATTAATAATTTTTATTGTGAAGGTCCTCCGCTTTTTGCTCTTTCATGTTCTGATATCAGTCTCAATGAAATGTTGATGTTTGTGTTAGTTGGGTTCAATCTGATAGCAACCATTGTTACCATTCTCATCTCTTACACCTTTATACTGGCCACTATTTTAAAGTTCAAATCTTCCAAGAGCCGGCAGAAAGCTTTCTTCACTTGCACATCTCACCTCATGGTCA from Eublepharis macularius isolate TG4126 chromosome 2, MPM_Emac_v1.0, whole genome shotgun sequence harbors:
- the LOC129323510 gene encoding olfactory receptor 1020-like produces the protein MQMGNSTLVTEFMLTGLTDIPELQSLLFVMILVFYTTTLVGNLGMIAIIRLCPQLHTPMYFFLGHLSILDICYSSSVTPKFLADLLKDKKLISFDGCFTQFYFYAVFATAECYLLAVMAYDRYVAICSPLLYLVTMSLRKRVHLIAVAYIAGIINALIHTIAAAKLSYCGPNTINNFYCEGPPLFALSCSDISLNEMLMFVLVGFNLIATIVTILISYTFILATILKFKSSKSRQKAFFTCTSHLMVIIIFYGGFGIMYARPSSRQTRNLDKIASLFYIVVTPMLNPMIYSLRNNEVRNAVRKYVGSVFQHK